The following are encoded together in the Capsulimonas corticalis genome:
- a CDS encoding SpoIIE family protein phosphatase, protein MNPEEFSGKTADGGGARSPGGSVPHSQAASYPLHAILSALTDQIFVVNRQGRHLFANAAGAAALKCDPGEIIGKTGAELGLPPNLVAMIEESCGHAFASRQTVHEMAILETPAGPVELAFTFSPILPSDGSPPNELVVTIREAAQDQEAVEQLWARVHQLHHIIDAAPTLIAYIDRDERYLFSNTSYAGWFGKRPQDIYGLAVSEVVEPALYDRLREHLQAALRGEYVSYERQWRALDGALRTLHVVYVPEVDALGDVLGFVAVVNDITDRAKIGEALRQSELQYRLLAETIPHIVWMTDPGGVMQYLNHRWTDYTGHHFQDASQAQEVAAFIHPEDLPALDAAWAAAAHTLSPFRTEYRLRGADGQYRWFLVHGSPLVDSKGAITRWFGTSTDIHEQKRANEEQAFMADLIDRLRRHPGDPEELLWQVVNAVGRHLKVARCTYAEIDVARDLVYGYRDYRDGYSVGATGEFPLSRFGPGPLAALMSGETSVNPDVTTSPITPGDYGKVFTQIGIHAYITIPMMKDGVPVSTLSVLSAAPREWTAREIALLEEVAERTWFAVENARLNRAAQDELKERRRAEAEILRLNDELRRRVTQFETLFDVIPIPIGVSFDPECQVINVNKVLSEILAIPVDQNASLTAPLEERPTGYKMLHQGVEIPGEDLPMQNAMRQNNTVRDVEFDIVRADGAVFNLLGYATPFHDGAGRVTGGVGAFVDITERKRAQEQLEASYAREVLLNQIGQAARVSTDPDVVQEKTLETLGQGLGVDRAFLSFVDSAHDVIRTGQDWRAGGIPSIAGEYSLSAHKFVLDEIYRQYSTITINDVRQAGLTPTTAAAFQSAGTKAFISVPFFDDTRLTAFLTVAMSSRERVWTRDEVSIVETAATQVRLAVESARINQREHTIAATLQEALQPSIPQNVYGLDVGSYYKAALQESRIGGDFYDLFAIDEHTHAVVIGDVSGKGLAAAAQVATVRNMLRCVLYGKQSLVEAITDLNETLTTRELLSGFVTLFVGLYDANTGVLTYVSCGHEPALARRAETGVTERLTSPAPPLGVSETAVYQEQTARLHAGDALVLYTDGISEAGPTRQDLLNTRGIIELLNATPSDAGAVAIAQQIIAGVEKHAQGRQRDDICLLVLVARSTTH, encoded by the coding sequence ATGAATCCAGAAGAGTTTTCGGGAAAGACAGCGGACGGAGGAGGCGCCAGGTCTCCAGGCGGTTCCGTCCCTCATTCCCAGGCTGCTTCCTATCCCCTCCACGCCATTCTTTCCGCGCTCACCGATCAAATCTTCGTCGTCAACCGGCAGGGGCGGCATCTCTTCGCCAACGCCGCCGGCGCGGCGGCGCTGAAATGCGATCCTGGTGAGATCATCGGCAAAACCGGCGCGGAGCTCGGACTTCCTCCCAATCTGGTCGCGATGATCGAAGAAAGCTGCGGTCACGCCTTCGCCTCCCGACAGACCGTGCATGAGATGGCGATTTTAGAAACGCCTGCAGGCCCCGTGGAGCTCGCCTTTACCTTCAGCCCGATCTTGCCTTCGGACGGCTCGCCCCCGAACGAACTCGTGGTTACCATCCGCGAAGCCGCGCAGGATCAAGAAGCCGTGGAGCAGCTCTGGGCGCGCGTCCATCAATTGCACCATATCATCGACGCCGCGCCGACTCTGATCGCCTATATCGATCGAGACGAACGCTATCTTTTCTCCAACACGAGCTACGCCGGATGGTTTGGCAAACGGCCGCAGGATATCTACGGGCTTGCCGTCAGCGAAGTGGTCGAGCCGGCGCTTTACGATCGCCTGCGGGAGCATCTCCAGGCGGCGCTGCGCGGAGAATACGTCTCCTATGAGCGCCAATGGCGCGCGCTGGACGGCGCCCTGCGGACGCTGCACGTCGTCTACGTGCCGGAAGTCGACGCGCTGGGCGATGTGCTCGGCTTCGTCGCGGTAGTCAACGACATCACCGACCGCGCCAAGATCGGCGAGGCGCTGCGGCAGAGCGAGTTGCAGTACCGGCTGCTGGCCGAAACGATCCCCCATATCGTCTGGATGACCGACCCAGGCGGCGTCATGCAGTACTTGAATCATCGGTGGACGGACTATACCGGGCATCATTTCCAGGACGCTTCCCAGGCGCAAGAAGTGGCCGCCTTTATTCATCCGGAGGACCTGCCGGCGCTGGACGCCGCGTGGGCCGCCGCCGCTCACACCTTGTCCCCGTTTCGCACGGAATACCGCCTGCGCGGCGCCGACGGGCAGTACCGCTGGTTCCTCGTTCATGGCTCGCCGCTCGTTGACAGCAAAGGCGCCATTACCCGCTGGTTCGGCACGTCCACGGACATTCACGAACAGAAACGGGCGAACGAAGAGCAGGCGTTTATGGCCGACCTGATCGACCGCCTCCGCCGCCATCCCGGCGATCCGGAGGAGCTGCTGTGGCAGGTGGTCAATGCCGTCGGCAGGCACCTAAAAGTCGCCCGGTGCACTTATGCGGAGATCGATGTCGCCCGCGATCTGGTGTACGGCTACCGCGATTATCGGGACGGCTATTCGGTCGGCGCCACCGGAGAGTTTCCGCTGTCCCGCTTCGGGCCGGGGCCTCTCGCGGCTCTGATGTCGGGAGAAACGAGCGTGAATCCGGATGTGACGACCTCGCCGATCACCCCCGGCGACTATGGCAAGGTCTTCACGCAAATCGGCATCCACGCATATATCACCATTCCGATGATGAAGGACGGCGTGCCCGTCAGCACATTGTCCGTGCTCTCGGCCGCGCCGCGCGAATGGACGGCGCGGGAGATCGCGCTGCTGGAGGAAGTCGCGGAGCGGACATGGTTCGCGGTGGAAAACGCCCGCCTGAACCGCGCCGCCCAGGACGAGCTCAAGGAACGGCGGCGCGCCGAAGCGGAGATTCTGCGGCTGAATGACGAGCTGCGACGCCGTGTCACGCAGTTCGAGACTTTATTTGACGTGATTCCCATCCCCATTGGCGTCTCCTTCGACCCGGAATGCCAGGTTATTAACGTCAACAAGGTCTTGTCCGAGATCCTCGCGATTCCCGTCGACCAAAACGCATCACTGACGGCTCCGCTTGAGGAGCGCCCCACCGGATATAAAATGCTGCATCAGGGCGTGGAGATTCCTGGGGAAGACCTGCCCATGCAAAACGCCATGCGGCAAAACAACACGGTTCGCGACGTCGAGTTCGATATCGTCCGCGCGGACGGCGCCGTGTTCAACCTGCTGGGTTACGCCACCCCGTTTCACGACGGCGCGGGCCGCGTGACGGGCGGCGTCGGCGCGTTCGTCGATATCACCGAGCGCAAGCGCGCGCAGGAACAGCTCGAAGCTTCCTACGCCCGCGAAGTCCTGCTCAACCAGATCGGCCAGGCGGCGCGCGTCTCCACAGATCCCGATGTCGTGCAGGAAAAGACTCTGGAAACGCTGGGCCAGGGGCTCGGCGTCGATCGCGCGTTCCTGAGTTTCGTCGATTCCGCGCACGATGTGATCCGCACCGGGCAGGACTGGCGCGCCGGCGGGATTCCCTCCATCGCCGGCGAGTATTCCCTTTCCGCGCACAAATTTGTGCTGGACGAGATCTATCGGCAGTATTCGACCATCACGATTAACGACGTACGCCAGGCCGGTCTCACTCCGACGACAGCGGCGGCGTTTCAGTCGGCCGGCACGAAGGCCTTCATCAGCGTCCCGTTCTTCGACGATACGCGCCTGACCGCCTTTCTGACGGTGGCCATGAGCTCCCGTGAGCGCGTCTGGACGCGTGACGAGGTCAGCATCGTCGAGACCGCAGCGACTCAGGTGCGCCTCGCCGTGGAGTCCGCGCGCATCAATCAGCGCGAGCATACGATCGCCGCCACGCTTCAGGAAGCCCTGCAGCCCTCGATCCCGCAGAACGTTTATGGCTTGGACGTCGGTTCTTATTACAAGGCCGCGCTTCAAGAATCGCGGATCGGCGGGGATTTCTACGATCTGTTCGCCATCGACGAGCATACGCACGCGGTGGTGATCGGGGATGTCTCCGGCAAGGGCCTGGCCGCCGCCGCCCAGGTCGCGACGGTGCGCAATATGCTGCGCTGCGTTCTCTACGGCAAGCAAAGCCTCGTGGAGGCGATTACCGATCTGAACGAGACGCTGACGACGCGCGAGCTGCTCTCGGGATTTGTCACCCTCTTCGTCGGGCTTTACGACGCTAACACGGGCGTTCTCACCTATGTCTCCTGCGGACACGAACCGGCGCTGGCGCGCCGCGCCGAAACCGGGGTTACCGAGCGGCTCACTTCGCCCGCGCCGCCGCTCGGCGTTTCGGAGACGGCGGTGTACCAGGAGCAAACCGCGCGCCTCCATGCGGGCGACGCGCTCGTTCTTTACACGGACGGAATCTCCGAAGCCGGTCCCACTCGTCAGGATCTGCTCAACACACGGGGTATCATTGAACTGCTCAACGCGACGCCGTCCGACGCCGGCGCGGTCGCCATCGCACAGCAGATCATCGCCGGGGTGGAGAAACACGCGCAGGGTCGCCAGCGAGACGACATCTGCCTGCTGGTCCTGGTCGCGCGGAGCACGACGCATTAA
- a CDS encoding ArsB/NhaD family transporter: MHLVLTLGVFLLTLTLILLRPRGMNEAWATGMGGAAMLLLGLETPGQAWRTVAQGADVLAFLLALMALSALIDLSGFFAWAALHAARMARGDGGVLYRNVFILGAVVTMLLSLDTTAVILTPIVLSFVGRLKLSARPFLIACAFVANTGSLLLPVSNLTNLLFVGAFHWSFGAFVLRMALPQIAALAANYALFRRLFRREIPKEYALEGLPRPSEAISDPSYFRAALFVLAGVLIGYFIGALAGILPYVIAFAGCLVLIVWGKWRRRVSLRRLSMHISWSLFPFVVGLFVVVRGVENLGLPALPALAARGLAAAGGASAAQIGVTAFGAGMGSNVVNNIPMALLAISSLRAAHAGPAAQYGALLGCNLGPNLTVAGSLATMLVISNARKRGEDIGAADFFQVGSIATPIILLAAALGLWAALRVFLG, encoded by the coding sequence ATGCATCTTGTTCTGACCCTCGGCGTCTTTCTCCTCACCCTGACGCTGATCCTCCTGCGCCCGCGCGGGATGAATGAGGCGTGGGCGACCGGGATGGGCGGAGCGGCGATGCTGCTGCTGGGACTGGAGACGCCAGGGCAGGCGTGGCGAACGGTGGCGCAAGGCGCGGACGTGCTGGCGTTTCTTTTGGCGCTGATGGCGCTTTCGGCGCTGATCGATCTTTCGGGATTCTTCGCCTGGGCGGCGCTGCACGCGGCGCGAATGGCGCGGGGCGACGGCGGGGTGTTGTACCGCAATGTCTTTATCCTGGGCGCCGTCGTCACGATGCTGCTTTCGCTCGACACCACCGCCGTGATTCTCACGCCGATCGTGCTCTCGTTTGTCGGGCGACTCAAGCTGAGCGCCCGCCCGTTCTTGATCGCCTGCGCCTTTGTCGCCAACACCGGGTCGCTGCTGCTGCCGGTGAGCAACCTCACGAACCTTCTCTTTGTCGGCGCATTTCACTGGAGCTTCGGCGCGTTTGTATTACGGATGGCGCTGCCGCAGATCGCCGCGCTCGCCGCCAATTACGCGCTGTTCCGCCGGCTCTTTCGCCGGGAGATTCCCAAGGAATATGCGCTCGAAGGACTGCCGCGCCCGTCCGAAGCGATTTCCGATCCTTCCTACTTCCGCGCCGCGCTGTTTGTGCTCGCCGGCGTGCTGATCGGATACTTCATCGGCGCTTTGGCCGGCATTCTTCCGTATGTGATCGCCTTCGCCGGGTGCCTTGTCTTGATCGTCTGGGGCAAATGGCGACGGCGTGTGTCGCTGCGCCGGCTTTCGATGCATATCTCCTGGTCTCTGTTTCCGTTTGTCGTAGGACTTTTCGTCGTCGTGCGCGGTGTGGAGAATCTGGGCTTGCCCGCGCTGCCCGCGCTGGCCGCGCGGGGGCTTGCGGCGGCGGGCGGCGCTTCGGCGGCGCAGATCGGCGTGACGGCGTTCGGGGCGGGGATGGGAAGCAACGTCGTGAACAATATTCCCATGGCGCTGCTCGCGATCTCCTCGCTGCGCGCCGCGCACGCCGGCCCCGCCGCCCAGTACGGCGCGCTCCTCGGCTGCAATCTGGGGCCGAACCTCACGGTGGCGGGCTCGCTCGCCACCATGCTCGTCATCTCCAACGCCCGCAAGCGCGGCGAGGACATCGGCGCCGCCGACTTCTTCCAGGTGGGGTCGATCGCGACGCCGATAATTCTTCTCGCCGCCGCTTTGGGCCTCTGGGCGGCGCTAAGGGTGTTTTTGGGCTAG
- a CDS encoding inorganic diphosphatase — MIKSEMKPHLQGNSVNALIEIPRGSKNKYEWDEEMGGVALSRVLYQSVAYPAEYGFIPGTIAEDGDALDVVVLIDQPTFPGCIMRVRPIGILRLRQEGERDDKVLCVAVADPLYAETFDIDDIPSHRLLEIRHFFATYTELEGREVEVGDWEDAKAAMEEIHECLLPEYRAEA, encoded by the coding sequence ATGATCAAGTCGGAAATGAAGCCCCACCTTCAGGGGAACAGCGTCAACGCGCTCATCGAGATCCCTCGCGGGAGCAAAAATAAATACGAATGGGATGAAGAGATGGGCGGAGTCGCCCTGTCGCGCGTCCTTTACCAGTCGGTCGCCTACCCGGCCGAATACGGCTTCATCCCCGGCACGATCGCCGAGGACGGCGACGCGCTGGACGTGGTCGTGCTGATCGACCAGCCCACCTTCCCCGGCTGCATCATGCGCGTCCGCCCCATCGGCATCCTTCGCCTGCGCCAGGAAGGCGAGCGCGACGACAAAGTCCTCTGCGTCGCCGTCGCCGACCCGCTCTACGCCGAGACCTTCGACATCGACGACATCCCCTCCCACCGACTCCTGGAAATCCGCCACTTCTTCGCCACCTACACCGAACTGGAAGGCCGCGAAGTCGAGGTCGGAGACTGGGAAGACGCCAAGGCCGCCATGGAAGAAATCCATGAATGCCTCCTCCCGGAGTACCGCGCGGAAGCCTGA
- a CDS encoding nitrilase-related carbon-nitrogen hydrolase, giving the protein MIPLLCALLSGGLFAAALPPYDWEWIAWFALAPLLVAAHGRRPLEAAGLGVVAGVTCGALHAGWNQDTSRLMWAYIPFLWLTMLFVVTATASAAARKRWEGMRWVVLVACLGVSGEWLTTLLPIPIHLAISQYKQITLIQIASLTGIWGVSLLLWLTNAAIADAVLRRSGRTKPLAIAAASIAAAMAFGWWTLRAEKAGPSLRVAAIQDFSGDETGDLAPPPPPNVEIDREKMTRAAAAQGAKLIVWSEECLGSGFNPDNPRDGTTALARQTGAFLAVGYSDAHRPKPYNCAGLVSPEGKLLGAHHKVHLYLGESESVTVGGRPTSYASPLGRIGMEVCFDSCYTNITRAVAASGAQLIAMPNYDPPTPRGVLHDLHVAFLPFRAVENHVPFVRSDSNGHSQVVDAYGRMIGLSPLYAPDILVRNVAMGDGGGTPFTRWGDWLAYLCLAGSAAFLIRSFSRKNSASQQIKS; this is encoded by the coding sequence ATGATCCCGCTGCTTTGTGCTTTACTATCCGGCGGGCTCTTCGCCGCCGCGCTCCCGCCATATGATTGGGAATGGATTGCCTGGTTCGCGCTGGCCCCGCTGCTCGTGGCCGCGCATGGGCGGCGGCCGCTGGAGGCGGCGGGTCTCGGAGTTGTCGCGGGCGTGACGTGCGGAGCGCTGCATGCGGGCTGGAACCAGGATACGTCGCGGCTGATGTGGGCTTATATTCCGTTCCTCTGGCTGACGATGCTGTTCGTCGTCACGGCGACGGCGTCGGCCGCCGCACGGAAGCGATGGGAGGGAATGCGCTGGGTTGTCTTAGTCGCCTGCCTGGGCGTCTCGGGCGAATGGCTGACGACGCTCCTTCCGATCCCGATCCACCTGGCGATTTCCCAGTACAAACAGATCACGCTGATACAAATCGCGTCGCTCACGGGCATCTGGGGCGTCTCGCTTCTTCTCTGGCTCACGAACGCCGCGATAGCCGACGCCGTACTGCGCCGATCGGGCCGCACGAAGCCCCTGGCGATCGCCGCCGCGTCAATCGCCGCCGCGATGGCGTTTGGCTGGTGGACGCTGCGCGCCGAGAAAGCCGGGCCGTCGCTGCGCGTGGCGGCCATACAGGATTTCTCCGGCGATGAGACGGGTGATCTGGCTCCGCCCCCGCCGCCGAACGTGGAGATCGACCGTGAAAAGATGACTCGCGCGGCCGCCGCGCAGGGCGCGAAGCTGATCGTCTGGTCCGAGGAGTGTCTGGGGTCGGGCTTTAACCCGGATAACCCGCGCGACGGAACCACCGCCCTCGCGCGCCAGACAGGCGCGTTTCTCGCCGTCGGCTACTCCGACGCGCATCGTCCGAAGCCGTACAACTGCGCCGGCCTTGTCTCGCCCGAAGGGAAGCTGCTCGGCGCGCACCACAAAGTTCATCTTTACCTGGGCGAAAGCGAAAGCGTCACGGTCGGCGGCCGTCCCACGTCTTACGCCTCCCCGCTGGGCCGTATCGGAATGGAAGTCTGTTTCGATAGCTGCTACACCAACATCACGCGCGCCGTCGCCGCTTCCGGCGCGCAGCTCATCGCCATGCCGAACTACGACCCGCCGACGCCGCGCGGCGTCCTGCACGATCTCCATGTCGCTTTCCTGCCGTTTCGCGCCGTCGAAAACCATGTCCCCTTCGTGCGCTCCGATTCCAACGGCCATTCGCAAGTGGTGGATGCGTATGGACGAATGATCGGCCTTTCCCCGCTCTACGCCCCCGACATCCTGGTCCGCAACGTCGCGATGGGCGACGGCGGCGGGACGCCGTTCACACGCTGGGGCGACTGGCTGGCGTACCTTTGCCTGGCGGGAAGCGCGGCGTTTTTGATCCGTTCGTTTTCGCGAAAAAACAGCGCCAGCCAGCAAATAAAATCATGA